In Marinitoga litoralis, the genomic stretch TCTTTTTTTAAATAAAAAGAGAAAGAAGGTTTGTTACGAAAAACTAAGAAAAAACGAGATTCAGGAGGCTAATTAAGAATATTTCTTTGAAGAGGTGATAGTATGAAATTAGGTATTATAGGTTTAGGAAGAATGGGAATGAATATGGCTAAAAGATTATTGCAAGGTAATCATGAAGTAGTTGTATATAATAGGACAAAAGAAAAAGTAGAGGAAATGCAAAAGGAAGGAGCTATAGGTTCTTATTCTTTAGAAGAATTTGTAGAAAAGTTAGATTCTCCAAGAATTATTTGGTTGATGTTGCCTGCAGGCGAAGTAACGGATAAAAATATAGAAGCTTTGATACCTTTATTAAATAAAGGAGATATTATAATTGATGGTGCTAATACATATTATAAGGATGATTTAAAAAGAGCAGAAAAATTAAGAGAGTATGGTATTCATTATATAGATGCTGGAGTATCAGGCGGTATTTGGGGATTAAAAGAAGGATATTGTACAATGGTTGGTGGAGAAAAAGAAGTATTTGAATATATAGAACCTATTTTAAAAACATTGGCACCAAAAGATGGTTATTTATACTGTGGTCCTACAGGAGCAGGTCATTTTGTTAAAATGGTGCATAATGGAATTGAATATGGATTAATGGAGGCATATGGGGAAGGTTTTGAATTATTAAAGGCTTCAAAATATGGCGAAAATTTGGATTTATCAAAGGTAGCCCATTTATGGAACCAAGGAAGCGTTATAAGATCATGGTTACTTGAATTATTAGAAAATGCATTTAAAGAAGATAATAATTTAGATGAAATACAAGGATATGTAGAAGATTCTGGTGAAGCAAGATGGACGGTTTTAGAGGCAGTAGAATCAGGTGTTTCTGTTCCAATTATTTCTAATTCTTTGTTTAAAAGATTCCAATCAAGACAAAAAGATGTATTTTCAGATAAAGTGGTAGCAGCTCTTAGAAGGGAATTTGGAGGACATGCAGTATATAAAAAATCTGATGAGATAAAAAAGAATATAGCTGGAGCTGGTAAAGTACAAGCTGCGAATCCTGATGAAAAATTTAGAAGGTGATTATATGGGGTTTGTAGAAAATAAAATTAGTTCAGTAATAGAGCTTTGTGAAGATCCAACCCCAGATCCTGCTGGTATTATTATATTTGGAGCATCAGGAGATTTGAGTTTTAGAAAACTAATACCTTCAATATTTAAATTATTTAAAAATAGGAAATTAATTAATTTTTATATATTAGGTGTTGGCAGATCAAATCTTTCTGATAAAGACTTTAGAGAAAGAATTTTAGAAACTCTAAATTTTGATAGAGATTTAGTTAAAAAGTTTATTGATCATGTTTATTTTTTATCAGGAAATTATGATGACGATAATTTATATATTAATTTAAAAGAAAAAATAAATATATTGAATAAAAAACATAATGCAAAAAATAATAGGCTATTTTATTTTGCGACTCCACCAAATGTATATTTGCCAATAATTAATCATTTAGGTAAATTTAAGTTGAATGAAGAGAATGGTAATTTTGCTAGAATGATTATAGAAAAACCATTTGGTAATAATTTAGAAAGTGCAAAAAAACTAGATTATGAGTTACATAAGTATTTAAATGAAAAACAAATATATAGAATAGATCATTATCTAGGTAAAGAAACTGTGCAAAATATATTAATGATGAGATTTGCTAATATAGTTTTTGAGCCTATATGGAATTATAAATATATAGATCATGTTCAAATTACTGTATCAGAAGATTTAGGAGTAGAAAATAGAATAGGCTATTTTGAAAATACAGGATTATTAAGAGATATGTTTCAAAATCATATTTTGCAATTATTAACGTTAATAGCAATTGAACCTCCTGCATCACTTGAAGCTAACATGATACATGATGAAAAGATTAAAGTTTTAAAATCAATAAGGCCATTTGAATACGATACTTTGGATGAATATGTTATAAGGGGTCAATATACTGATGGTTATATTAATGGGGAATTAAAAAAATCATATATGGAAGAAGTTGGAAAAAATACCAATACAGAAACATTTGTAGCAGTAAAAATGTTTATTGATAATTGGAGATGGAGTGGGGTCCCTTTTTATATAAGAAGTGGGAAACGATTGAAGAAAAAATTATCAGAAGTATCTATTGTCTTTAAAAATGTTCCACATTCAATATTCTCAGATTTTTATCCTGTA encodes the following:
- the gnd gene encoding phosphogluconate dehydrogenase (NAD(+)-dependent, decarboxylating); this translates as MKLGIIGLGRMGMNMAKRLLQGNHEVVVYNRTKEKVEEMQKEGAIGSYSLEEFVEKLDSPRIIWLMLPAGEVTDKNIEALIPLLNKGDIIIDGANTYYKDDLKRAEKLREYGIHYIDAGVSGGIWGLKEGYCTMVGGEKEVFEYIEPILKTLAPKDGYLYCGPTGAGHFVKMVHNGIEYGLMEAYGEGFELLKASKYGENLDLSKVAHLWNQGSVIRSWLLELLENAFKEDNNLDEIQGYVEDSGEARWTVLEAVESGVSVPIISNSLFKRFQSRQKDVFSDKVVAALRREFGGHAVYKKSDEIKKNIAGAGKVQAANPDEKFRR
- the zwf gene encoding glucose-6-phosphate dehydrogenase, with protein sequence MGFVENKISSVIELCEDPTPDPAGIIIFGASGDLSFRKLIPSIFKLFKNRKLINFYILGVGRSNLSDKDFRERILETLNFDRDLVKKFIDHVYFLSGNYDDDNLYINLKEKINILNKKHNAKNNRLFYFATPPNVYLPIINHLGKFKLNEENGNFARMIIEKPFGNNLESAKKLDYELHKYLNEKQIYRIDHYLGKETVQNILMMRFANIVFEPIWNYKYIDHVQITVSEDLGVENRIGYFENTGLLRDMFQNHILQLLTLIAIEPPASLEANMIHDEKIKVLKSIRPFEYDTLDEYVIRGQYTDGYINGELKKSYMEEVGKNTNTETFVAVKMFIDNWRWSGVPFYIRSGKRLKKKLSEVSIVFKNVPHSIFSDFYPVKIEPNSLVIRIQPDEGFKLILQAKQPGSKMCINTLNMEFKYRNFFDYEPQDAYERLILDALLGDQTLYVRNDVMEESWKLVTPILQRWENEKSDLYYYPSGSWGPKESYRLIEKDGRRWRDYENI